Proteins encoded by one window of Vitis riparia cultivar Riparia Gloire de Montpellier isolate 1030 chromosome 11, EGFV_Vit.rip_1.0, whole genome shotgun sequence:
- the LOC117925704 gene encoding putative GDP-L-fucose synthase 2: protein MGSSNHGTTVDSFLSNQSAKVFVAGHRGLVGSAIVRKLQQLGFTNLLLRTHAELDLTRQTDVDAFFAAEKPQFVILAAAKVGGIHANKTYPADFIAINLQIQTNVIDSSYRHGVKKLLFLGSSCIYPKFAPQPITEEALLTGPLEPTNEWYAVAKIAGIKMCQGYRLQHGFDAISGMPTNLYGPYDNFHPENSHVLPALIRRFHEAKVSGAKEVVVWGTGSPLREFLHVDDLADGVVFLMDKYSGLVHVNVGSGKEVTIKELAELVKEVVGFEGELVWDTSKPDGTPRKLMDSSKLAELGWVPKIALKEGLVDTYKWYLENVKQ from the exons ATGGGAAGCTCCAATCACG GAACTACTGTGGACTCTTTCCTTTCCAACCAATCCGCCAAGGTCTTCGTCGCTGGTCACCGTGGTCTTGTCGGCTCCGCCATCGTCCGCAAGCTCCAGCAGCTTGGATTCACCAATCTCCTCCTCCGAACCCACGCCGAGCTCGATCTCACCCGCCAAACTGATGTCGATGCCTTCTTTGCTGCTGAAAAGCCCCAATTCGTGATCCTCGCCGCTGCCAAGGTCGGTGGCATCCACGCCAACAAAACCTATCCCGCAGATTTCATCGCCATCAACCTCCAAATCCAGACCAATGTGATCGATTCATCCTATCGCCACGGCGTAAAGAAGCTACTGTTCTTGGGTTCCTCTTGCATTTACCCTAAGTTTGCTCCGCAACCAATCACCGAAGAAGCATTGCTCACGGGTCCATTGGAGCCCACCAACGAATGGTACGCTGTGGCGAAGATCGCCGGGATCAAGATGTGCCAGGGCTATCGATTGCAACACGGTTTCGATGCGATCTCTGGCATGCCCACAAATTTGTACGGCCCGTATGACAATTTTCACCCTGAGAATTCGCATGTGTTACCGGCATTGATTAGGCGGTTTCATGAGGCAAAGGTATCAGGTGCGAAGGAGGTGGTGGTTTGGGGCACCGGATCACCCTTGAGGGAGTTCTTGCACGTAGATGATTTGGCAGATGGAGTGGTGTTTTTGATGGACAAGTACAGTGGGTTGGTGCATGTGAATGTGGGGAGTGGAAAGGAGGTGACGATCAAGGAGTTGGCTGAATTGGTGAAGGAAGTGGTTGGGTTTGAGGGTGAGCTTGTTTGGGATACATCAAAGCCCGATGGGACACCGAGGAAGCTCATGGACAGCTCGAAGCTAGCAGAATTGGGATGGGTCCCAAAGATAGCACTGAAGGAAGGTCTTGTTGATACCTATAAGTGGTACTTGGAGAATGTCAAGCAATGA